In the Balnearium lithotrophicum genome, GGGGGAACAGAAGTTGAGAGCGACCCAGTTGTAAGGATACTTAGGAAAAGACTAAATCAGATAAGGGAGCTCCGAAAACTCGTCTTCTCTCCCAGAACCCTCTTTTCAATTGTTGTAAATCCTGAAACGCTAACCGTTGAGATAGGAAGAAGGACTCTTTTGGAGCTCCGAAATTTGGGAATTGTGGTAAGACTCATTGTTGCAAACAAAATTGAAAGTAAAGAGGAACTTTCAAAAATAGAGAGGGAGTTCAAGAAGTACAGAACGGAGTTTCTCGTTATTCCAAAGAAAGGGAAAGAACCTAAAGGGGTTGAATCCCTAAGAAGTATTGCATTTGGTCTATAACATCCCCTTTCTCTTTTTCTTATCCTTGTACATTAACGAATCAACGGTGGAGATTAAAATCCTTACTATTTCATCCTTGTTCTTTAATCCCTTAAAATCGCTGGGGAAAGTTACAATTCCAAAGGAAACAGAAAGATTTTCCTCCGGGAAAATCTTCTCAATCTCCCTTCTTATGTCCATCAGTCTTTTCTTTATTCTGTTTTTACTTTCGCTGGATAGAATGAGGATTAGAAACTCATCACCTCCAAATCTTGCAACTACATCGTAAGAACGAAAGTGTTTTTTTAGAATGTCTGCTACTTTCTTTAAGACTTCGTCTCCTTTTAGGTGGCCGTACTTGTCGTTTATCCTTTTAAAGTTATCAAGGTCCAACATAACTACGCTGAAGCTTGTCTTTTCCCTCAGAGCTCTCTCAATTTCGTTCTCCAGTCTGTCGAGAACGTAGTATCTGTTGTAGAGACCTGTTAATTCATCAGTAACCGATAACTTGTAGGTTTCCTCCAAAAGTTTTTCCCTCTGGAGGAGAAAGTAGTCGTACTTCTTCGTAACCTCTTCAAGTAAGTTCTTCAGAATAGTAATCTTTACGTTCTCTCTCATTGTTTTTCCCTCAAAGCTACGAGAAGAGATGTCTGATTGTAAAACTTCAGTGATTTAAAGAACTTGTCCGGTCCTATTTCACCGTAGGTAAAGAAACCAAAGAGTGGGGCATTTAGAACCTGAGTGTAAATTTCATTTTCAACGTAGTTTAAATCCTCCAAAACGAACTGTCTTGCGGTACATGAGAAGTTTAAA is a window encoding:
- a CDS encoding GGDEF domain-containing protein, with the protein product MRENVKITILKNLLEEVTKKYDYFLLQREKLLEETYKLSVTDELTGLYNRYYVLDRLENEIERALREKTSFSVVMLDLDNFKRINDKYGHLKGDEVLKKVADILKKHFRSYDVVARFGGDEFLILILSSESKNRIKKRLMDIRREIEKIFPEENLSVSFGIVTFPSDFKGLKNKDEIVRILISTVDSLMYKDKKKRKGML